The window CTATATACAATTTCAATTAGTTTTTCAGCTTCTTCAGCTTCTTCTAAAGTTTCTGCAACAATAGCTGCAACCGGTTCGCCATAAAAACGAATTTTACTCTTTGCCAAAACAGGTTGATCATGATAGTAAACTCCGAATCCATCCTCCCCTGGTACATCCTCACTGGTAATAACAGCTTCAATACCGGGCATTTTTAATGCCTTTTCGTAATCAATACTTAAAATATCAGCATGAACTTCTTTGCTTCTGACAAGATGTATATGAAGCATTCTGGGCATCTTCATATCAGCTGCATATTCAAGAGCACCTGTAACTTTACCTTTCGCATCAACTCTTTCTGTACAAGAGCCGATTATCTTGTCGGTATCAGTAACAATTGGTTCTAAACAATCGACGCTTTTTTCATTATTTAATATATCCCTGGCCAATTCTATAGCATCCATTATTTTAGCATAACCTGTACATCTGCAAATATTTCCACTAAGGCTTCTTCTGATTTCATTTCTATCCGGATTTTTATTCTTTTTTAATAAAGATGTTGCTGCCATGATCATACCCGGAGTACAATAACCACATTGAACAGCTCCAACTTTCATGAAAGACTTTTGAATAATGCTTAATCCTTCGAGACCAATGCCTTCTATGGTTAGAATTTCACAGTTATTAGCTTTGATAACCGGTATCAGGCAGCTTTTTTTTAGTACTCCATCAAGTAAAACGGAACATGTTCCGCATTCTCCTGCATTGCAACCTTTTTTTGTCCCGATTAAATGAAATTCTTCTCTTAAAAAATCTGCAAGTCTCATGGACGGAGCAACATATTTACAAACTTTTCTTCCATTTACTTTCATTTCAATCTTTTCAAGTTGTGAATTCATAATCCTCCTCTCTTTATCATTTGAAAATTATATTTAATTTCAAATGATTGATTGTAAAATCGAAATAGACAACCAAATAAAAAAATCCACAGTAATTTTCCATGATGGTAGTATAGAGTTACGACACAACATCTGCCGAAGGAAAATTACTGTGGGCGCACCCAATTATATATAAAAAACGTAGAACGCAAGTGAGGAGCACTTAACTTTTACGGAACGAGGGCAGATACAAGCTCTAAAACGGCTGAAATATTGCAATTTACATTTACTTTTTTATTTCAGTACAATATTAATTTCAGCAAGTGATTCATAAAGACCATCTGGCAAAAAATTTCTAATAACCGTTTTTCTATACTCTCTTCTGCTTCGAGACTGAACAATATCAGATGGAATATATTTAACAATTTCATGAATAATTTCCTTTGAAATAAGGTTACCTTTTAAATTGTCTTCAATCTCTTTTAACCTTGCAGGAAGCGGACCAACTCCTCCAAACGCAATTCTCACATCTTCAAAATATCTACCTGTTTTATCAGCTTTTACTAAAAAAGCAGAATTCACAGCAGAAATGCATAAAGAACGCCTAAGCCCTACTTTTTTAAATGCACATCCATAATCTTTTAATATAGGACATGAAACTGAGTGGATAATTTCACCTTTAAATAATGCGGTTTTACCAACTCCCTTAATAAAATCAGCGATTGGTATATCTCTTTTGCAGATGCCTTGCTCATTCTTCATAATAGTATGAATGATTGCATCCATCGCTAATAAAGGCGGAAGCATATCTCCGGTAGGAGATGCATTGGCTAGGTTTCCTCCAACGGTTGCCATTTCTCGTATTTGCTGTTCAGCAAACCAGATAGCTGCATGCTTCATCAAAGGCACATGGTCAGTCAACCTGGGATCTTCTAAAAACTGTTGAATCCTGGTATTAGAACCAAATGTTATAAAATCATCTCTGGATTCTATAATAGAAAAATCTCCAATGCTGCTTATATCGACAGCAAATTTGGGATTACTAAAAACATTTTTTTCTTTTGCAAAAAGGTCTGTTCCTCCGGAAATAATATCAAAAGAATCATCATTACTTTCAATTATACTGAAAAGTTCTTCCTTTGATTTGGGCATATAATAGTCTTTGTATTGAAGCATGCAACTTTTTCTCCTATCCCGGTATCTTCACAACAACTTTGATAGCGTCATCAATTCTTTCTTTTGAATATTTCAGCGCTGTAAGCAAATCATTAAAACCAAATGTATGAGTATGGATTAGAGAAGCATCAAAATATTTTTCACTGATTAATGAAGCAGCTCTGTGAACAGCACTCTTACCTTCACCTCTAATACCAAACATAGAAATATTATTGCGAACTAAAGCTGCGACATCAACTTCAACAGGCTTTGACGGGAAAGCGGCTAAACAGATTTTTCCACCTCTTTTGAGCATCTTGGCAGCATCATTGATAGCACTTGCAGCTCCAGAGCATTCCAGTACATAGTGAACACCTTCACCGTTCGTAATCGTTTTAACTGCTTCAACTACATCTTCATTTCTGACATTTACCGTATAATCTGCACCAAGTTTTTTTCCAAGTTCAAGTCTGCTATCTCTTGTACCCGTCAAAATAACCGGACTCGCGCCTAAAGTTTTAGCAACCGCTACTCCCATTAAACCGATAGGACCCGGACCTGTTACAACCAGCGACTGACCTGCAAATAAACCGCCAAGTGCATCTAAGCCATACATAGCGGTTCCGGCTGTTACAATCAGTGTTGCTTCTTCATCTGTAACATTGTCTCCGACATGACATAAAGTATTAACATTGTTAATAGCATATTCAGCAAAGGCGCCGTCTGTTGTAAAGCCGTTAGCTCTGTGACCTTTGTCATTTCCTTCGTAATTTTTGCCATAGTTTAAGCAGGAGGTATACATACCTTCACGGCAACGTTCACATCTTCCGCATCCGGCATGAATCTCCACGGCTACTCTATCACCGACTTTATACTCATCAACGCCTTGTCCTAACTTTACGATAGTACCCATGTATTCATGACCCGGTGTAAACCCTTTATTGAAAGGTAAACCACCTTGAATCAAAGCAGGTGAACCACGTTCGATAATCTCTAAGTCAGTTGCACAGATCGCTACTGCATCAACTCTTACAAGTACTTCTGCTTTTCCGGGTTGCGGAACTGTTTTTTCTGTTAGTGTAAGCTCACCGGGGTTTCCCAAAACCCACGCTTTCATCTTCTCGGGGATTTCATACTTCATAAAAATATCTCCTTTTTAATGTTATATTTTACCTGTAGCAATTTGCATCTGCTACTAATAATTTAAACGGATCTACTATGTTGTTTTAAAAGCCAATTTCATGCTTCAGTTTCTGAACCCTTTCGCACCAATTGCCAACATTCCAATCTCCGAAAGCACCAAGACCGGACAATTCATCACTTCCGTAATATACAGGAACATGGATCAGGGACAGTCCATCATACTCATATGCCTGCTTTAAAGCTTTTTCTAATTCTTCTATGGTTTCTCCGCCATAGAAACCTTTCACACCTTTTACAGACTCTGCCATTTGTACGTAGTCAACAACCACTGCATCATCGGTTTTATATTCTTTGTCATACTGAGAGTATTGAAGACTGGTGATAGCGCCCATACGGCGGTTATCAAACAGGACAATCATACCTTTTAATTTATGTTGAACTGCATCAATTAAAATTTGAGGATTCATCATAAAGCTGCCGTCACCTGTAAAGGCCATAGGATATTCATTCTTCCCGGACAATGCAAAAGCAAGCATGGAAGAAACTGCAAAACCCATATAAGATGCACCGGTTTCTGTTATCGTTTGTCCGGGTTTTTCATCAGTCACAATTTGGAAACCATTTGCCTGAACATCACCTGCATCAAATATTTTAATGCATCCATACACATCAGCAAAATCTACTGCTTTTTTTATTGCAGCCGGTTCTGTTAGAATAGTTTTTTTCCATTTTTCATCTTCTAAAACAGGATTATCATATCTTAATTGTTTAAAAGAATCCCACTCGTTCCGTTTATTTATGCACTCTTTTAACCACTCAGGGTCAGATGATTTACTTTTGGCATTTTTTACCAGATCTATTAATTTCAGGATAACTTCCTGTGCATCTCCTTGTAAACGCACACTATTGTTATACTGACCCAAGTCATCATAATCACAATTAATATTAATGATTTTCCTTGCCTTTCGATAAGCAGTTCCGGAACTATCCCATTGACAAACGCCTCTTGCTCCAATGACAATCATTAAGTCACATTCATTCATAGCATAATTTCCGCAAATTGATCCTTTAGAACCGCCAACACCCATATTGCGCAATTTTGAATATGGATATAAGCCCGGGACCTGAGGGCCATGTACATATGCGGCATCGATGAGGTCTAAAAATTCCTCTAATACTTCAGGAGATACATTTGCAGCTCCGCCTCCGGTTTTAACTGTGATTCTGGTTGAATTACAGATAGACTCCAGTGCGTCATTAAAAAGATTTAAATCTGTACTTATGATTTTTGACTCCTGTGATCTTTGAGGAAACTCAAGCAAATTGCAGTCTTTCATCAATTTTGGTTGAATATTCATTGGAAGCAACATATAAAACGGTGATTGTTTTACACCCCCATTGACGGTAGCATCACCTCTTTTTAAAGCTGTAAAAACAGCTTCCGGGGTATGTAATGAATATGCAGATCCTAGTGTTGAAAAAAGACGAAGAAAAAGCTCTTGTTCTCTTTTCGGGATTTGCTGCATATTCGGTCCTTCACTATGACTTGTTTCATCTCCCATAAGATAATATACGCCAAGGCCATTGGACAATGAAACTAAGGATCCGGCTACTGCTTGTAACGCTCCTGGTCCAATAGAAGTAAAAACTGCCGAAACTTCATTATACTTCCATCGAAGCATCGATGCCACATGAGATGCTTCTACTTC of the Lacrimispora indolis DSM 755 genome contains:
- a CDS encoding FAD binding domain-containing protein, giving the protein MLQYKDYYMPKSKEELFSIIESNDDSFDIISGGTDLFAKEKNVFSNPKFAVDISSIGDFSIIESRDDFITFGSNTRIQQFLEDPRLTDHVPLMKHAAIWFAEQQIREMATVGGNLANASPTGDMLPPLLAMDAIIHTIMKNEQGICKRDIPIADFIKGVGKTALFKGEIIHSVSCPILKDYGCAFKKVGLRRSLCISAVNSAFLVKADKTGRYFEDVRIAFGGVGPLPARLKEIEDNLKGNLISKEIIHEIVKYIPSDIVQSRSRREYRKTVIRNFLPDGLYESLAEINIVLK
- a CDS encoding zinc-dependent alcohol dehydrogenase — protein: MKYEIPEKMKAWVLGNPGELTLTEKTVPQPGKAEVLVRVDAVAICATDLEIIERGSPALIQGGLPFNKGFTPGHEYMGTIVKLGQGVDEYKVGDRVAVEIHAGCGRCERCREGMYTSCLNYGKNYEGNDKGHRANGFTTDGAFAEYAINNVNTLCHVGDNVTDEEATLIVTAGTAMYGLDALGGLFAGQSLVVTGPGPIGLMGVAVAKTLGASPVILTGTRDSRLELGKKLGADYTVNVRNEDVVEAVKTITNGEGVHYVLECSGAASAINDAAKMLKRGGKICLAAFPSKPVEVDVAALVRNNISMFGIRGEGKSAVHRAASLISEKYFDASLIHTHTFGFNDLLTALKYSKERIDDAIKVVVKIPG
- a CDS encoding thiamine pyrophosphate-dependent enzyme yields the protein MNEIIEQRRKRAKEIKTYGTLQKAVEAGSLKQFQDISLSEAVVLGLLNQGVRTFIGIFGHGMTDVGEILRIYEEENAIRTVNVRNEVEASHVASMLRWKYNEVSAVFTSIGPGALQAVAGSLVSLSNGLGVYYLMGDETSHSEGPNMQQIPKREQELFLRLFSTLGSAYSLHTPEAVFTALKRGDATVNGGVKQSPFYMLLPMNIQPKLMKDCNLLEFPQRSQESKIISTDLNLFNDALESICNSTRITVKTGGGAANVSPEVLEEFLDLIDAAYVHGPQVPGLYPYSKLRNMGVGGSKGSICGNYAMNECDLMIVIGARGVCQWDSSGTAYRKARKIININCDYDDLGQYNNSVRLQGDAQEVILKLIDLVKNAKSKSSDPEWLKECINKRNEWDSFKQLRYDNPVLEDEKWKKTILTEPAAIKKAVDFADVYGCIKIFDAGDVQANGFQIVTDEKPGQTITETGASYMGFAVSSMLAFALSGKNEYPMAFTGDGSFMMNPQILIDAVQHKLKGMIVLFDNRRMGAITSLQYSQYDKEYKTDDAVVVDYVQMAESVKGVKGFYGGETIEELEKALKQAYEYDGLSLIHVPVYYGSDELSGLGAFGDWNVGNWCERVQKLKHEIGF